In Sparus aurata chromosome 2, fSpaAur1.1, whole genome shotgun sequence, a single genomic region encodes these proteins:
- the igsf10 gene encoding immunoglobulin superfamily member 10, protein MSVCACSASYLRRWLLTALLLLAAAVPPTSGDCPSSCACYVPTEVHCTFRYLTAIPDHIQPAVERINLGYNSITVLREDDLSGLDNLELLMLHSNTIHSIEDRAFQDLKSLQVLKMSFNKVKKINKEMFKGLDSVLRLHLDHNHIEFISPEAFYGLTNLQLVHLEGNHLQQLHPDTFITLRHSQVFKVSSVKNIHLSDNFLTTLPAELFSGCSELENIFLHGNPWTCDCRMKWFSAWAQRNTGVLKCKRDRRYPRGQLCPVCENPAPYHNRPLSLIPNDAFTCTKPWIQPNLKQKNISLDEGDFTPVSPKDFIAPLGSIQMNLTNQFYNDASLSCTVQRPSAFENLTQTLEEVEGNNVTLLTTDITTYLVCNIAYEHIQQLWQILATYSDTPMRLERGFMLARSPEMVYRYSELKTKKGEERIHTNIVADIKSSPAWLMQGEVSFQLDRTTTTYSTLHIKYQSVVSLRLENTSPKRDRYSWTMIKRDNQTKTEHTAVTGGVIQLNCQIQGEPKPLLEWILPDGSKVRAPFSSEDRRIIITAEGKLTLRGVDASDTGSYRCIATNYLDADILTFRVTVLSPDVEETEVNGIQLSRPLGESLVFDCSSSGSPKASVQWILPDHSVVDTSHGNRKVYENGTLLIQALTERDRGFYRCLVANHLGVDLLVSQVTVTQGRTETVTVLHSEGSGTEMEDEVDPRLTENTVALNEVPSSSPSDRTSQESRTVTSDRPYPKHRSQGRGGARGRLGHRRRGSVGNRRIWSSRVFDKASRRVDPQKFAELMKKAQDGSRVKSGTESNTGLSGDGEVGSGEDHNEDHLIIVPRTNERTTYNRGRGRMFGQENKQSESITQRGQHSNVATTVSYMQSDSTPIKYTFTNYPTGRSESQSDGITPYNTISHNTDLPSFDETSEFYALERSTKPGFNMRPVTLQLTVTDSSQETQLHFSGEQPPEPDTSTWAALSFTTDPDVTPMRDGPGQVVIHTSTDPESQTTFTAVTTTERQQDEITFHTTQTIKSPHLPAGSTIISRQQIHIIPHKNGRGGGRRRTFQGRRRIIKPSRITDIQSIINKLKQPSVKKEATVPYRIELTTDCCDKDKKETDLQVVKPTASSSSSLEGTERPASTQKTAASTTNYYITYKAPFTQTESRPEVSSGYITSADAPEFDPTIDPFLTTDKEPLVSSTDATTTTASKVIRGRIPWNRLFGSRERERIMGRLRKPFITPKTTTTTTTETTTATLTTTPAAVPTTTANSMAEPETLSPSRHKGNKEGSINDDYGDLSSADFELTTSGPSIHHLTTTSSSYYSRSTTSAETLPESQTLPSPSTVKPPTVENPDEAISSGSGGLPDNWLVARQRPGGTRGRQGRRRRPFMGRRPFNRPGITKLPPSTTTEALTTEVTTMETTTLPQLTVSFYKPLYTPSRKEDKTVITVSTDETLKEEKDLFEESEWSTSSNVPTYTPTKTSAIPSTTLSPTTTFMPTMTKGPYTTVRTRVHSNVRPPSQRYNGHNTPRPAIRRTRPTVQSSGARGSASNGFSFDSTTILRPEKGYTNTRAPYNNIGNPSVWSADVADFEPTTKVMTSKPRIVGGNAASFTVLSNSDAFLPCEAVGNPQPTITWKRFSSSTGNTITMKGRMGKFEVLNNGTLLIQNANIKDRGQYLCLAENDHGSDKLLVTVSVVAYPSRILEPKMREIKSHAGNTVEMKCKAEGRPTPMISWILANRTQVRGQTTEKARVSVSAEGTLVIEQVSVYDRGHYKCIASNPAGADTATVRLQVVAAPPGILEDKRQQVKAGESQTLWLPCTGQGSPQPTIHWVLHDGSIVRSKIPTSNTRISVFENGTLLIKDVTQADSGKYECIATSSTGSERRVVTLTVERRVSAPLIVETSMRMTELFFGDQLRLNCSATGDPKPRIIWRLPSKAVVDQWHRMGSRIQVLDNGTLIVGSVSDKDAGDYICVARSKIGDDLQIMRVGVSMTPAKIEPKLHGKKQVPYGKDLKVDCKASGSPKPEISWGLPDGTVVNSALQSDASSGGGRARRYTLFDNGTLYLNQVGISEEGDYTCYAENQGGKDEMIVHISVVTAAPRIRPPSHTYARVKPGRNIRFDCEALGEPKPKILWMLPTNDVIAASNERYLMHVNGSLDIRNVKVMDAGDYICIARNPAGENRKVYKLDIDGNPPVINGYQQNRTVIKDVAVKFARKLIDCKVEGNPTPIITWIMPDNIFLTAPYFGSRINVHHNGTLEIRNVRPTDTAEFICMARNDEGEAVMVVQLEVSGTLRRPIFKNPFNERIVSRIGKTTVLNCSADGHPMPEIIWTLPNGTRFTSGPDRGPRHHLGSEGTLIIYNPSKEDAGKYRCGARNIVGYIEKLIILDVGQKPYILTRPRGIIRSVSGDPLFLHCLSDGSPRPRIYWTIPDGHTLTRPQVLGRYQLLQNGTLVVQDTTLHDRGNYVCRARNDAGEAVLTVPVVIIAYRPRITAGPPPNVKAVTGTPIHLNCAATGIPKPEITWELPDRSVLSAAEQGRPMGSELLHPQGTLIIQRPTVSDSGTYKCMAKNQLGTDSKATYVRVL, encoded by the exons ATGAGCGTGTGCGCCTGCAGCGCTTCATACCTGCGGAGGTGGCTGCTGacggctctgttgttgttggccgCCGCCGTGCCGCCGACGAGCGGTGACTGCCCCAGCTCATGCGCCTGCTATGTTCCCACTGAAGTTCACTGCACCTTCAGATACCTGACTGCGATACCTGACCACATCCAGCCAGCTGTGGAAAGAATTAACCTCGG GTACAACAGTATAACTGTCCTGAGAGAAGATGATCTTTCAGGACTTGATAACTTGGAGCTATTGATGCTACACAGCAACACTATCCACAGTATAGAGGACAGAGCCTTCCAAGACCTCAAGTCTTTACAg GTCCTAAAGATGTCCTTTAATAAAGTTAAGAAAATCAACAAAGAGATGTTCAAAGGCCTGGACAGTGTGCTGAGACTCCACTTGGACCACAACCACATAGAGTTCATCAGCCCAGAGGCTTTCTACGGCCTTACCAACCTGCAGTTGGTCCATCTGGAGGGTAACCACCTCCAGCAGCTACACCCAGACACATTCATCACACTGAGACACAGCCAGGTGTTTAAGGTGTCCTCAGTAAAAAACATCCACCTGTCAGACAACTTCCTCACCACTCTGCCTGCAGAACTTTTCTCAGGCTGCAGCGAGTTAGAGAACATCTTCCTCCATGGCAACCCGTGGACATGTGACTGCCGCATGAAGTGGTTCTCAGCATGGGCACAGaggaacacag GTGTGCTGAAATGCAAGCGAGACCGGAGATATCCAAGAGGCCAGCTGTGTCCTGTTTGTGAAAATCCTGCCCCTTACCACAACAGACCTCTATCCCTTATCCCCAATGATGCCTTCACTTGTACCAAACCCTGGATTCAACCCAATCTTAAGCAGAAAAACATCAGCCTGGATGAGGGGGACTTCACTCCTGTTTCCCCCAAAGACTTTATTGCCCCATTAGGCTCCATACAAATGAACTTGACCAACCAGTTTTACAATGATGCAAGTCTGTCCTGCACTGTCCAGAGGCCCTCTGCTTTTGAGAACCTGACGCAAACATTGGAGGAGGTAGAGGGAAACAATGTCACCTTACTTACCACTGACATAACCACATATTTAGTGTGTAATATTGCCTATGAACATATACAGCAGCTGTGGCAGATTCTGGCCACCTATAGTGACACTCCCATGAGACTGGAGAGAGGCTTTATGCTGGCCAGAAGCCCAGAAATGGTGTACAGGTATAgtgagctgaaaacaaaaaaaggagaggaaagaattCACACAAACATCGTGGCTGACATTAAATCCTCACCTGCATGGTTGATGCAGGGAGAGGTGAGCTTCCAGCTAGACCGCACTACTACCACTTACTCTACTCTGCACATAAAGTACCAGTCTGTGGTCAGCTTACGTCTGGAAAACACATCACCTAAGAGAGATCGCTACTCCTGGACCATGATCAAGCGAGATAATCAAACCAAGACTGAGCACACTGCAGTTACAG gGGGTGTGATACAACTGAACTGTCAAATCCAGGGTGAACCAAAGCCGCTGTTGGAATGGATTTTGCCTGATGGAAGTAAAGTCAGAGCTCCTTTCTCCAGTGAGGACAGGAGGATCATAATCACTGCTGAAGGAAAGCTCACTCTACGGGGTGTAGATGCCTCAGACACAGGTAGCTACCGCTGCATTGCCACAAACTACTTGGATGCGGATATCCTTACCTTTCGAGTGACAGTTCTGTCCCCTGATGTGGAAGAAACTGAGGTCAATGGTATCCAACTCTCAAGACCACTGGGTGAAAGTTTGGTTTTTGACTGCAGCTCTTCAGGGAGCCCTAAGGCTTCGGTTCAGTGGATACTCCCTGATCACTCAGTAGTGGACACGTCTCATGGGAACAGGAAAGTGTATGAAAATGGCACCTTGCTGATTCAGGCACtcacagagagggacagaggaTTTTATAGGTGTTTGGTTGCAAATCATCTGGGTGTTGACCTGCTTGTCTCTCAGGTGACAGTGACTCAAGGAAGGACTGAGACAGTAACCGTTTTGCACAGTGAGGGATCAGGGACAGAGATGGAAGACGAGGTTGACCCTCGTTTGACTGAAAACACGGTCGCCCTCAATGAGGTCCCCTCCTCCAGTCCTTCTGACAGAACCAGTCAGGAATCCAGGACTGTCACCTCAGATCGACCTTACCCCAAACACAGATCACAAGGTAGAGGAGGCGCTAGAGGTAGACTGGGACACAGAAGGAGAGGATCAGTCGGCAACAGACGAATTTGGAGTAGTAGGGTATTTGACAAAGCTTCTAGGAGAGTGGACCCTCAGAAATTTGCTGAATTGATGAAAAAGGCTCAGGATGGATCAAGAGTAAAGTCTGGCACAGAATCAAACACTGGTCTTTCCGGTGATGGGGAAGTTGGCTCTGGTGAGGATCACAATGAAGATCATCTCATTATTGTGCCGAGGACCAATGAACGAACAACATATAATCGTGGGAGAGGTAGAATGTTTGGGCAAGAGAACAAACAATCTGAATCTATAACACAGAGAGGACAACATAGTAATGTAGCAACAACAGTGTCATATATGCAGTCAGATTCTACACCAATCAAGTACACGTTCACAAACTATCCAACAGGAAGGAGTGAAAGTCAAAGTGATGGGATAACACCATATAACACAATTTCTCACAACACAGATCTGCCTAGTTTTGATGAGACCTCTGAATTTTATGCCTTGGAAAGAAGTACCAAGCCAGGCTTTAACATGCGCCCAGTCACTCTTCAACTTACTGTCACAGACTCCTCACAAGAAACTCAGCTCCATTTCTCAGGAGAACAACCTCCAGAACCAGACACATCCACTTGGGCAGCACTCTCATTTACCACAGACCCTGATGTCACTCCAATGAGGGATGGTCCAGGCCAGGTAGTCATTCACACTTCCACAGACCCAGAAAGTCAGACAACATTCACAGCTGTCACCaccacagagagacagcaagATGAAATAACCTTCCACACTACCCAAACAATCAAATCCCCTCACCTGCCTGCGGGATCCACCATCATCTCCCGGCAGCAGATCCATATCATCCCACACAAGAACGGCAGAGGAGGGGGCCGCAGGAGGACCTTCCAAGGCCGCAGGAGGATCATTAAGCCCAGCAGGATCACTGACATACAGTCCATCATCAATAAACTTAAGCAGCCCTCAGTGAAGAAGGAAGCAACAGTGCCATATAGGATTGAACTTACCACAG ACTGTTGTGATAAAGACAAAAAGGAGACAGATCTGCAGGTGGTCAAACCAACAGCGTCATCCAGTTCATCTTTAGAGGGAACAGAAAGACCTGCCTCTACACAAAAAACTGCAGCTTCTACAACAAACTATTACATCACTTATAAGGCCCCCTTCACCCAGACAGAGTCAAGGCCAGAGGTTTCCAGTGGCTACATCACCTCTGCTGATGCCCCTGAGTTTGACCCAACAATTGATCCATTTTTAACCACAGATAAAGAACCGTTGGTCTCATCAACAGACGCCACTACTACAACTGCCTCCAAGGTTATTCGTGGAAGAATACCATGGAACAGACTGTttggaagcagagagagagaaaggataATGGGCAGGCTAAGAAAACCTTTCATTACCCCAAAAactacaaccacaactacaACTGAAACTACAACAGCGACCCTAACCACAACCCCTGCTGCTGTGCCCACCACCACTGCAAACTCAATGGCTGAACCTGAGACTCTGTCTCCATCAAGACACAAAGGGAACAAAGAGGGCTCCATTAATGATGACTATGGAGATTTGTCTTCTGCAGATTTTGAGTTAACAACATCAGGCCCCAGCATTCACCACCTGACGACTACCAGTTCATCATATTACTCAAGGTCCACCACCTCCGCTGAAACGCTGCCAGAGTCACAGACTCTACCTTCCCCATCGACTGTTAAACCACCTACAGTTGAAAATCCTGATGAAGCCATATCATCTGGGTCTGGAGGACTACCTGATAATTGGCTTGTTGCCAGACAGAGGCCTGGTGGGACAAGAGGAAGGCAAGGGCGCAGAAGGAGGCCCTTTATGGGTAGGAGACCTTTTAACAGACCTGGAATCACTAAATTACCCCCAAGTACCACAACTGAGGCGTTAACTACAGAGGTAACAACAATGGAAACAACCACGCTACCACAACTTACTGTTTCATTCTACAAGCCCCTGTATACGCCATCAAGGAAAGAGGACAAAACTGTGATAACTGTTTCCACTGACGAAACATTAAAAGAAGAGAAGGACTTATTTGAGGAATCTGAGTGGAGCACATCGAGCAATGTTCCAACCTATACTCCAACAAAGACATCTGCGATCCCCTCAACGACACTCTCCCCCACCACTACATTCATGCCAACTATGACAAAAGGGCCTTACACAACGGTTCGGACCAGAGTCCACAGCAACGTTAGACCACCGTCACAGAGGTACAATGGTCACAACACTCCTAGGCCAGCAATCAGGAGAACCAGACCTACTGTGCAGAGCAGTGGTGCTAGAGGCAGTGCCAGTAACGGATTTTCCTTTGACTCAACGACCATTCTTAGACCTGAGAAAGGATACACTAACACCCGGGCACCATATAACAACATTGGCAATCCATCTGTATGGAGTGCCGATGTTGCTGACTTTGAACCCACAACAAAGGTCATGACAAGCAAACCTAGGATAGTTGGGGGCAATGCAGCCAGCTTCACTGTGTTATCCAACTCAGATGCTTTCCTGCCATGTGAGGCAGTTGGAAACCCCCAGCCAACGATAACTTGGAAACGCTTCTCATCAAGCACAg GAAACACTATTACCATGAAGGGGAGGATGGGTAAGTTTGAGGTGTTGAATAATGGCACCCTGTTGATCCAGAATGCCAACATTAAGGACCGTGGCCAGTACCTCTGCCTAGCTGAGAATGATCATGGATCAGATAAACTTCTTGTCACTGTCTCTGTGGTGGCCTACCCCTCACGCATCCTAGAGCCAAAAATGCGTGAGATAAAGTCTCATGCAGGAAACACTGTGGAGATGAAATGTAAAGCAGAGGGTCGGCCCACGCCCATGATATCCTGGATCCTAGCTAACAGAACCCAGGTCAGGGGACAGACCACCGAGAAGGCAAGGGTATCGGTATCTGCTGAGGGGACTCTGGTCATTGAGCAGGTGTCTGTTTATGACAGAGGTCATTACAAATGTATCGCCAGTAATCCAGCTGGAGCTGATACTGCTACAGTTCGACTGCAGGTGGTGGCAGCTCCGCCAGGAATCCTTGAGGACAAACGACAGCAGGTGAAAGCTGGTGAAAGCCAGACCTTGTGGCTACCCTGCACTGGCCAAGGCAGTCCTCAGCCAACCATTCACTGGGTCCTCCATGACGGGTCAATTGTGCGATCTAAGATACCTACCAGTAACACAAGGATATCAGTGTTTGAGAATGGAACCCTCCTCATTAAGGATGTTACTCAAGCAGACAGTGGGAAATATGAATGTATTGCTACAAGCTCTACTGGCTCAGAGAGAAGAGTGGTGACTCTCACAGTAGAGAGGCGAGTGTCTGCACCTTTGATAGTGGAGACTTCCATGCGTATGACAGAGTTGTTCTTTGGGGACCAGCTGAGACTAAACTGTTCAGCTACAGGAGACCCTAAACCCAGGATCATCTGGAGGCTGCCCTCTAAAGCTGTGGTGGACCAGTGGCACAG GATGGGCAGCAGAATTCAGGTCCTGGATAATGGTACACTTATTGTTGGCTCTGTGAGTGATAAAGATGCTGGAGACTATATCTGTGTGGCACGAAGCAAAATAGGTGATGATCTCCAGATTATGAGAGTGGGTGTGTCAATGACGCCAGCTAAGATAGAGCCTAAGCTCCATGGGAAGAAGCAGGTTCCCTACGGTAAAGACTTGAAAGTTGACTGTAAAGCCTCAGGATCACCAAAGCCAGAGATCTCCTGGGGTCTACCAGATGGCACAGTGGTCAACAGCGCTCTTCAGTCTGATGCCAGCAGTGGCGGAGGGCGAGCACGACGCTATACACTTTTTGATAATGGAACTCTCTACCTAAACCAG GTTGGTATTTCAGAAGAAGGGGACTACACCTGCTATGCTGAGAACCAGGGGGGCAAGGATGAAATGATTGTACATATCAGTGTGGTGACTGCTGCCCCCAGGATACGTCCACCCAGCCATACCTACGCCAGGGTGAAGCCTGGAAGGAACATCCGCTTTGATTGTGAAGCACTTGGGGAACCCAAACCCAAGATCCTTTGGATGCTGCCGACCAATGATGTAATTGCAGCATCAAATGAACGCTACCTGATGCATGTCAATGGCTCACTTGACATCAGAAATGTGAAGGTTATGGATGCTGGGGATTATATTTGTATAGCTCGCAACCCCGctggagaaaacagaaaagtctACAAGCTTGATATAGACGGGAATCCACCAGTGATCAATGGCTACCAGCAGAACAGGACAGTAATCAAAGATGTAGCTGTTAAATTTGCAAGGAAATTAATAGACTGTAAAGTGGAGGGCAATCCCACTCCAATTATCACTTGGATTATGCCTGATAACATCTTCCTAACAGCACCATACTTTGGCAGCAGGATCAATGTCCACCACAATGGGACATTAGAGATTCGTAATGTGCGGCCAACTGATACAGCAGAGTTCATATGCATGGCAAGGAATGATGAAGGGGAGGCAGTAATGGTGGTGCAGCTGGAGGTGAGCGGCACACTCCGAAGACCGATCTTTAAGAACCCCTTCAACGAACGTATTGTGTCCCGGATCGGGAAAACCACAGTATTGAACTGCTCTGCTGATGGACACCCAATGCCTGAGATCATTTGGACCTTGCCTAATGGCACTCGGTTTACCAGTGGACCTGACCGTGGGCCTCGCCACCACCTCGGCAGCGAGGGGACTTTAATCATCTACAATCCAAGCAAAGAGGATGCAGGGAAGTACCGCTGTGGTGCCAGGAACATAGTGGGCTACATAGAGAAGCTAATAATTCTGGATGTTGGGCAGAAGCCTTACATTCTGACAAGGCCTAGGGGCATCATACGAAGTGTGTCTGGAGAccctcttttccttcactgtcTATCTGATGGGAGTCCCAGACCCAGAATCTACTGGACCATTCCAGATGGCCACACTCTGACTCGGCCTCAAGTCCTTGGGCGCTATCAGTTACTACAGAATGGTACTCTGGTTGTTCAGGATACTACTCTACATGACCGAGGGAACTACGTCTGCAGGGCTCGTAACGATGCCGGGGAGGCTGTGCTCACTGTCCCCGTCGTCATCATCGCATATCGTCCTCGGATCACAGCAGGGCCACCTCCTAATGTGAAGGCAGTGACCGGGACACCAATCCATCTCAACTGTGCTGCAACTGGGATTCCCAAGCCAGAGATCACTTGGGAGCTGCCTGAtcgctcagttctgtcagcagcagaacagGGCCGGCCCATGGGTAGCGAACTGCTTCATCCACAGGGCACACTTATAATTCAGAGACCCACAGTCTCAGACTCTGGCACATACAAGTGCATGGCCAAGAACCAGCTGGGTACAGACTCAAAGGCCACATATGTACGTGTACTGTGA